The DNA region TGTTTGGTAACATTTCAGATAATCCTATGCAAGGTATCTTACCTGTAAGAGAGATTGCTGAAAAAGATCCAAAAAATATTTTCGCTCAAATGATTTTAGGAATGGGAGGTATCAAGAGTGGTCAGTACGAAAATGCGGTTAAAAGGTTTCAGGCTGTATTGGCAGTAGATCCAACAAATCTAGAAGCTACTCTCAACTTAGCAGAAACGTATGATAGATTAGGAGATAAAACTAATGCTATCAAATGGTACAAAAACGTACTTGAAAAGATTAATGTTCCAGATGCCAAAAAAGAAATCGAAGAACGTATTAAAGCATTGCAACAATAATGTTGATTTATTAATAATAAAATTTTTTTGAATTATGCCTTGTGGTAAAAAAAGAAAGCGTCATAAGATAGCAACGCACAAACGTAAAAAAAGATTAAGAAGAAACCGTCATAAAGGTAAATAGTCTATTTTTTGATAAAATAGATCGTTGTATTTACTTTATGCAGCAATATTTTTCAATGCCGGAATCAATGCCGGCATTGATTATTTATACTTTTTAGGACTCTTGCAACTTTTCAACTTTTCCTACCAATCTTTCTGTAAGGGATTTTACTGAGTAATTCTCTTATAGTAGTTGTATTCTATTTATTTGAAAAATGGAATATAATTTTTTTAGCGTTTAAAGTTGCATTTGTGAATAAAGAATTGATTATCAATGCTAATCCTACTGGTGTAGAGATTGCACTGATGGAAGATAATAAACTAGTAGAGCTTCATACCGAGAAAGCCGGTAATGGTTTTTCTGTTGGAGATCTCTTCCTGGGTAAAGTTAAGAAACTGATGCCGGGATTGAATGCCGCATTTATCGATGTCGGGTTCGAAAAAGATGCTTTTTTGCATTATACAGATTTAAGTCCTTACGTAAAATCATTATTGAAATTTACGCAGTTGGCTATGAATGATAAGTCTGAAAATGGCTTTGATTTTTCAAAATTTCAAATAGAACCAGAAATTGTCAAGACTGGTAAAATAACGGAAGTCTTGAATGGTAAACCCAATATTTTAGTTCAAATATTGAAAGAACCAATTTCTGCGAAAGGTCCAAGATTGAGCTGTGAGATCTCTCTTCCTGGAAGATTTGTAGTTATTACGCCTTTTAATGACATCGTCGCTGTTTCAAAAAAAATACACTCTTCTGATGAAAGGAAAAGACTCAACTCAATTGTGTCTGCCATAAAACCACACAATGTAGGAGTTATTGTAAGGACCGCTGCTGAAGGAAAAAAGACAGAAGAACTTCATAGTGATTTGAATCAATTAATTGAGCGTTGGACGGATATTCAAAAGAAATTAAAAACGGCAGAACCTCCTTGCAAAATATTGAGTGAACAAACAAAAACTACTAGTATTTTAAGAGATTTGTTAACGCCTGATTTTAATCGAATCATTGTAAATGATAAAAATATCTACAATGAAGCTCACGAATATGTGCAACAGATATCTCCAAATAAACAAAATATTGTTAGCCTCTATCAAGGAGGAAGTTTGCCTATTTTTGATCAGTATAATATTACTCGTCAGATTAAAGCGTCTTTTGGTAAGACTGTAAATATGCCCAGCGGAGCATATTTAATTATCGAAAGGACGGAAGCTTGTCATGTAATAGATGTAAATAGTGGTTATAAAAATGTAAGTAATAGTCAAGAAGAAAATGCAGTAGCAACCAATATTGAAGCCGCCGAAGAAATAGCTCGACAATTAAGACTGCGTGACCTTGGAGGTATTATTGTAGTGGATTTTATCGATATGAAAAATCCAGAGAACAAGAAAAAGGTTCAAGATCATATGGAACTTTGCCTCAAAAATGATCGAGCTCGCCATTCTGTTTTGCCATTATCCAAATTTGGATTGATGCAAATTACACGACAAAGAATGCGTCCAGAGATTACTATCAATACGGAGGAGGTTTGTCCGAGTTGTAATGGTACGGGTAAAGTAACATCTTCTTTATTATTGGTAGATGAGATCGAAAATAGACTGGAATATCTCGTGCAACATAAGCACCGTGCATTGCAAATAATGGTTCACCCTATTGTATACTCACATCTTACGAAAGGTATATTTAATTCTATTAGACAAAAATGGCAACGTAAATACAAGGTGAAGCTGTTTATTAAGCCGAATAATAATTACTACTTTACCGAATTTCATTTCTTTGATGAACAAGAAGATGAAATTAAATTATAAAAAAAGACCGACATTAGAATATTCTAATGTCGGTCTTTTTTTTATGTTTTTAACAAACTCAATTTGGCAAATGATTGTTTGCTCACTATTTTTGGAACTCTAGACAATGGCAAAACTCTCGTTAAAATATATACGAATTTTATTCATTTTAGGACTAACTATATTTTTTAGTTTCAAATTGGTTTCTGCTTACGCATTTACAAAAGAGGTAATTAAAAATCATATTTCGTCTTGTGAAAAAAACACGGATAATAATGAGAAGAAAACTTCTAATTCTGAGAATGATTCTTCCGATAACGAAGGCTGTAGCAAACTTCCAGAATGCTTGGCTGTAGATTGGATTTCTCCCGATGTTGATTTTATACATTTTGGGACATATGAAAATATCACGTTGTTTTATAGTATTTATTTACATGAAAAAGTGATGTCTCCTATATTTACTATACTAACTCCTCCTCCAGATTTAGGATAAAATTTCCAAAATTTTCAATTTGTATTGCCAACAATAGTTGGTCGATATTTCAATGGATTTGAATATTCATTCCATTGTAGATATGTATATGTACGGTTTTTATTCTGTGCAAATACATAGTCATTCTATCACTATTTCCTATAAAATAAAAAAATGGGTAAGAAACATCATGTGAGTTTACTTTCTCCGTGGCAAAAATTAATTGCATTGCTACAGTTTGAGAAAGAGACGATTAATTATGTATTTGTATATGCCGTATTAATCGGTTTGATTGGATTGACGCTGCCATTAGGTGTAACAGCTGTGTATAATTTGCTTTCAAATGGTGCAATATTTAGTTCGACTTATATTTTGATCGGTGCAGTTTTGTTAGGTGTAATTATTGGAGGTCTCTTACTAATTGGCCAGTTAACATTAGTTGAGTCTATAGAACAACGGATATTTACAAGGACTTCTATTGAGTTTGCATATAGACTTCCAAGAATAAAAAAGACTGAATTGGTAGATGAATATCCACCCGAATTGGTCAATCGCTTTTTTGATATTTTAACTATACAAAAAGGGTTAGTAAAATTGTTGGTAGACATTGTTGCCGCATGTGTAACTATTCTTTTTAGTGCAGTATTGTTGTCATTTTATCATCCAGTATTTATTGGTTTTGGGATATTGATTGTGTTAGCAATTATTTTGACATTGGGCTTATATTATAGGCAAGGATTATATTCTAGTATTGAAGAGTCCGAACATAAATATGCTCTTGTTGGATATTTGGAAGAGGTTGCTTCTGAATTAGATAAATATGATTCTAAAGAAAAGAAAGATGAAATTATTGAACATGCTGATAAAATCACTTCTCAATATTTGGTTGCAAGAAATAGTCATTTTTCTGTTTTGCGTAAATTTTTCAAAAGTTCATTAATTCTTAGAACCCTTTTAATGGGAGCATTATTATTGTTGGGTTCCTATTTCGTGGTAAATCGTGAAATGACTTTGGGGCAATTTGTTGCTGCTGAAGTGATCATTGTACAGATCAGTTATAGTATTGAAAAATTGATGACGAGTATGGATACCGTATTTGATATGGTTACTGGTAGTGAAAAACTTGCGGTGGTTACAGATTTAGAATTAGAAGACGAGAAACATTAAAACAATGGGAAATATTAATAAACATATTGTAGAAACCAAAAAATGGTATACTGTTTTAAAGCATTCCAATAATGAATTATTATCTGTAGGAGCTTCTAAAACATTAGGAAGAATAATGCTTTTTTTATTGGTTTGCTTTGTCATTATTCTGTTTTTGCCTTGGCGACAGACTATACCTGGAACAGGAACGGTTACTGCATTAAGACCAGAAGATAGACCACAAACTGTACAAAATCAGATTGGCGGGAGGATTGAACATTGGGCTGTGCGGGAAGGACAAGAAGTGAAAAAAGGGGATACTATATTAGTCTTATCCGAAACTACACAATCCTATTTTGATCCTGAATTACCTACACGACTTAACGAACAATTAAGTGCCAAAAAAGGGAGTGAAGATGCCGCATCGCAAAAAATGACAGCGACACACGAACAAATCCATGCATTGAATGATGGGTTAAGAGCGCAATTATCCTCTGCGCGTAACAAAGTTACACAAGCCATCAATTATGTGCACATTGATAGTGCAGATCTGGTCGCTATTGAAAAATTTTATGAAACGAGTAAAGCGCGTTTAGTTCGTTACGAAGAAGGATATAAAAATGGCCTATTTTCCTTGACGGATATTGAAAGTCGAAGACTGAAATTGCAAGAAGATTTGGCTAAAGTGGTGAGTCAACAAAATAAGCTAAATAATTCACAACAAAATTTATTGAATTCGCGTATTGAATTGGATAATATTAATGCAAAATATCAAGAGTCTTTAGCAAAAGCTCAGTCAGATTTGAGTACTGCATTTTCTAGTAAAGTCAGTGCACAAGGAGATATTGCTAAGTTGAGAAATGAAATTTCAAATGTGGATTTTAGACGAGGACTATATATTGTACGTGCTCCTCAAGATGGTTTTGTTGTAAAAACTTTGAAAGCTGGTGTTGGGGAAAATATCAAAGAAGGTGAATCTATAGCAACGCTACAACCAAAGCAACCTATGTTAGCTGTGGATATTTATGTCGATGCGATGGATGTGCCCTTGATATTGGATAGTAGTGACGTTAGACTAGAATTTGAAGGTTGGCCTTCGGTTCAATTTTCAGGTTGGCCGTCAGTAGCTGTTGGTACTTTTGCTGGTACTGTGGCGGTAATTGATAGAGTAAGTAGTTCTAGTGGAAAATATAGAATTCTAGTTATCCCCAAAGATCCACTTCCTACAAAAGACGATCCATGGCCAAAACAATTGAGACAGGGCTCTGGTGTATTCGGTAGAGTAATATTGAGATCTGTACCATTGTGGTACGAAATCTGGCGTCAATTAAATGGATTCCCTCCAAGTTTGGAAAAAGAACCTACCGGAAAGGAAAAGAAGAAGTAAATAAAAAAGAAATTACATGTTATATATTATAAGAAAATATATTTTTCTCTTAGTGTATTGCGCTTTTGTCTCAACAATAGTAAACGCTCAGCAAGTACAACAAAATGTTGATTCTGCCAAAGAATTTTCGTTGAGTG from Rhizosphaericola mali includes:
- a CDS encoding Rne/Rng family ribonuclease, whose protein sequence is MNKELIINANPTGVEIALMEDNKLVELHTEKAGNGFSVGDLFLGKVKKLMPGLNAAFIDVGFEKDAFLHYTDLSPYVKSLLKFTQLAMNDKSENGFDFSKFQIEPEIVKTGKITEVLNGKPNILVQILKEPISAKGPRLSCEISLPGRFVVITPFNDIVAVSKKIHSSDERKRLNSIVSAIKPHNVGVIVRTAAEGKKTEELHSDLNQLIERWTDIQKKLKTAEPPCKILSEQTKTTSILRDLLTPDFNRIIVNDKNIYNEAHEYVQQISPNKQNIVSLYQGGSLPIFDQYNITRQIKASFGKTVNMPSGAYLIIERTEACHVIDVNSGYKNVSNSQEENAVATNIEAAEEIARQLRLRDLGGIIVVDFIDMKNPENKKKVQDHMELCLKNDRARHSVLPLSKFGLMQITRQRMRPEITINTEEVCPSCNGTGKVTSSLLLVDEIENRLEYLVQHKHRALQIMVHPIVYSHLTKGIFNSIRQKWQRKYKVKLFIKPNNNYYFTEFHFFDEQEDEIKL
- a CDS encoding ATP-binding cassette domain-containing protein; the encoded protein is MGKKHHVSLLSPWQKLIALLQFEKETINYVFVYAVLIGLIGLTLPLGVTAVYNLLSNGAIFSSTYILIGAVLLGVIIGGLLLIGQLTLVESIEQRIFTRTSIEFAYRLPRIKKTELVDEYPPELVNRFFDILTIQKGLVKLLVDIVAACVTILFSAVLLSFYHPVFIGFGILIVLAIILTLGLYYRQGLYSSIEESEHKYALVGYLEEVASELDKYDSKEKKDEIIEHADKITSQYLVARNSHFSVLRKFFKSSLILRTLLMGALLLLGSYFVVNREMTLGQFVAAEVIIVQISYSIEKLMTSMDTVFDMVTGSEKLAVVTDLELEDEKH
- a CDS encoding HlyD family secretion protein, which encodes MGNINKHIVETKKWYTVLKHSNNELLSVGASKTLGRIMLFLLVCFVIILFLPWRQTIPGTGTVTALRPEDRPQTVQNQIGGRIEHWAVREGQEVKKGDTILVLSETTQSYFDPELPTRLNEQLSAKKGSEDAASQKMTATHEQIHALNDGLRAQLSSARNKVTQAINYVHIDSADLVAIEKFYETSKARLVRYEEGYKNGLFSLTDIESRRLKLQEDLAKVVSQQNKLNNSQQNLLNSRIELDNINAKYQESLAKAQSDLSTAFSSKVSAQGDIAKLRNEISNVDFRRGLYIVRAPQDGFVVKTLKAGVGENIKEGESIATLQPKQPMLAVDIYVDAMDVPLILDSSDVRLEFEGWPSVQFSGWPSVAVGTFAGTVAVIDRVSSSSGKYRILVIPKDPLPTKDDPWPKQLRQGSGVFGRVILRSVPLWYEIWRQLNGFPPSLEKEPTGKEKKK